A DNA window from Anastrepha obliqua isolate idAnaObli1 chromosome 5, idAnaObli1_1.0, whole genome shotgun sequence contains the following coding sequences:
- the LOC129247259 gene encoding uncharacterized protein LOC129247259, which translates to MNETDPITDVTIYQLQKIRTQLEELKGPTAKRPKRSINWIGSAWKWIAGSPDALDWDEILRSQNEIIDNNNLQYKVNSEIFKKTEELLQVVNGIATATNDVLGRTHQAKFSQEIQHKLMILKDDVSELIRACQMAKAGVANSNLLNKEEINSLISEIEVLPYSNVVEAIEYSEPSIYTNGTLLLYVLSMPKVAQTRFNHLITRSILKDGHRVDLKYKTILINKQLTYGIKNSCLHLATAMVCKQEALDLLSEDECLPRLLKGGQTSCRYVIGTETTVEVLKEDTIFLDNFNSSIWSGKIPKHLSGSYILQMENETITINNQTYWSTSSSGVQVLPPVLSTITNRSLAVDLNLVHEMTSGNIRLLGYLKDKTNWFATSEALGLILLMVFILLIWRKLTTGAKLPELNMSILQSSSRNRPKNVTSPNHDLRDADL; encoded by the coding sequence ATGAACGAGACCGATCCAATCACAGATGTCACCATTTATCAGTTACAAAAAATTCGAACTCAACTTGAGGAGCTGAAGGGTCCTACAGCCAAAAGACCAAAGCGTTCAATCAACTGGATTGGGTCAGCTTGGAAGTGGATTGCTGGCTCACCTGATGCTTTAGATTGGGATGAAATCCTGCGGAgccaaaatgaaataatagacAACAATAACTTACAGTATAAGGTAAACtctgaaattttcaagaaaactgAAGAGTTATTACAGGTTGTGAACGGGATTGCAACGGCCACGAACGACGTCCTGGGACGTACTCACCAAGCCAAATTTTCACAGGAGATTCAGCACAAATTGATGATTCTCAAAGATGACGTTAGTGAATTAATACGGGCATGTCAAATGGCTAAAGCAGGCGTAGCAAACAGCAATCTTTTGAATAAAGAGGAAATAAATAGCCTAATAAGCGAAATCGAAGTCCTTCCGTACAGTAACGTCGTCGAAGCCATTGAATATAGTGAACCATCAATCTACACGAACGGCACTCTTCTACTTTACGTGCTGTCCATGCCAAAGGTGGCCCAAACGAGGTTTAATCACTTGATCACGCGCTCTATTTTGAAGGATGGTCATAGAGTTGATCTGAAGTACAAGACAATCTTAATTAATAAACAGCTGACATATGGTATTAAAAATAGTTGTCTCCACCTCGCCACCGCCATGGTCTGCAAGCAGGAAGCCCTAGATTTATTGTCCGAAGATGAATGTCTACCACGTCTACTCAAGGGTGGGCAAACAAGTTGCCGCTACGTAATTGGCACGGAAACAACGGTTGAGGTGCTCAAGGAGGACACAATATTCTTGGATAATTTCAACAGCAGCATATGGTCAGGTAAAATACCTAAACACTTATCTGGCTCTTATATTCTGCAGATGGAGAACGAGactattacaataaataaccaAACCTACTGGAGTACTAGCAGCTCAGGCGTGCAGGTGCTCCCACCCGTGTTGTCCACCATAACAAATAGAAGCCTGGCAGTGGATCTCAATCTCGTCCACGAGATGACCTCCGGAAACATACGACTCTTGGGTTACCTGAAAGATAAAACCAACTGGTTTGCAACATCCGAAGCCCTAGGACTTATTTTGCTAATGGTCTTCATTTTGCTAATTTGGAGAAAGCTAACAACTGGAGCAAAACTTCCTGAGCTGAATATGTCGATACTGCAATCAAGTTCTCGGAACCGACCAAAAAACGTCACCTCTCCAAATCATGATCTGCGGGACGCAGATCTTTAG